The Sulfurimonas lithotrophica genome includes a region encoding these proteins:
- the flgA gene encoding flagellar basal body P-ring formation chaperone FlgA, protein MLFKLFFIFLLSLNIYALEHIKQTYYIDSHNINSSLFFKDKKNILLYTIPQQNYSLKIKKSQLQKLLKENGFKDFIINSRYVYFEINSPINTSKIELFLKKHYKQKYKTINIKHITVKPRSYMQELPKNYVIDIRRRNHLSKDGVISIEDNFHKKYFFNYLIDADIDVVQAKSKINKDEELSQRNIKIKTIKLEKFRALPLQYIPTSEFQAKHHIKAYKTLTYRDIEKLSLVKKGQSVSVWLNNSGISISFVAKALQSGKLNDIITIQKSNGKRLKAKIVAKQKVELK, encoded by the coding sequence ATGTTATTTAAATTATTTTTTATTTTTTTATTATCGCTTAATATATATGCACTTGAACATATAAAACAAACATACTATATAGACTCGCACAACATAAATTCTAGCCTTTTTTTTAAAGATAAAAAAAACATTTTACTCTATACAATCCCTCAACAAAACTATTCGTTAAAAATAAAAAAATCACAACTGCAAAAACTTTTAAAAGAAAACGGTTTTAAAGATTTTATAATTAATTCAAGATATGTGTATTTTGAAATAAATAGCCCTATAAACACATCAAAAATAGAATTGTTTTTAAAAAAACACTATAAACAAAAATATAAAACAATCAACATAAAACATATCACTGTAAAACCAAGATCTTATATGCAAGAGCTTCCTAAAAACTATGTCATCGATATAAGACGTCGTAATCACCTCTCAAAAGACGGTGTTATAAGCATCGAAGACAATTTTCATAAAAAATATTTTTTCAACTACCTTATAGATGCAGATATAGATGTAGTACAGGCAAAAAGTAAAATTAACAAAGATGAAGAACTATCGCAAAGAAACATAAAAATCAAAACTATAAAGTTAGAAAAGTTTCGTGCCCTTCCATTGCAATATATACCGACCTCTGAGTTTCAAGCAAAACATCATATCAAAGCATATAAAACTCTTACTTATAGAGACATAGAAAAACTATCTCTTGTAAAAAAAGGTCAAAGTGTAAGTGTTTGGCTTAATAACTCAGGCATCAGTATATCTTTTGTTGCTAAGGCATTACAAAGTGGTAAGTTAAATGATATAATTACCATCCAAAAAAGCAATGGAAAAAGATTAAAAGCAAAAATTGTTGCAAAACAAAAGGTAGAACTAAAATGA
- a CDS encoding UbiX family flavin prenyltransferase encodes MSKRKIVVATSGASGVNLGLKTLELLPDTIEKHFIFTKNSLTVQEKELGAILHDNEDISASIASGSFGVDAMIIAPCSMNTLAKIACGISDNLVTRCASVMIKEQKKLILAPREMPFSAIALENMQKLATLGVVIAPPVIAYYSEQQTLDEMENFIIGKWFDLLGIENNLYKRWQED; translated from the coding sequence ATGAGCAAAAGAAAAATCGTAGTTGCAACAAGCGGAGCTAGTGGGGTAAACCTAGGGCTTAAAACACTTGAACTATTGCCTGATACTATCGAGAAACATTTTATTTTTACAAAAAACTCGCTTACCGTACAAGAAAAAGAACTCGGTGCCATACTCCATGACAACGAAGATATATCTGCATCTATAGCATCTGGTTCATTTGGTGTAGATGCTATGATAATTGCACCCTGCAGTATGAATACGCTGGCAAAAATAGCTTGCGGAATAAGTGACAACCTAGTTACAAGGTGTGCAAGTGTTATGATAAAAGAGCAAAAAAAACTTATTTTAGCTCCAAGAGAGATGCCTTTTTCCGCAATTGCATTAGAAAACATGCAAAAGTTGGCAACTTTGGGTGTAGTTATTGCACCGCCCGTTATAGCATATTATTCTGAGCAACAAACCTTAGACGAGATGGAAAATTTTATTATAGGCAAATGGTTTGATCTACTTGGAATAGAAAACAATTTATATAAAAGATGGCAAGAGGATTAA
- the coaD gene encoding pantetheine-phosphate adenylyltransferase, with protein sequence MNKKIALYPGTFDPITNGHFDIIERALGLFDEVIVAVAISTDKKPMFTLDERIEMTKEAVKHLKNVKVVGFNNLTVELAKELDANILIRGLRAVSDFEYELQLGYLNNSLDDSIETVYLMPKLKHAFISSSIVRGLLSFNGKTSHLLPKEVQKIIGSMNSCTLR encoded by the coding sequence ATGAATAAAAAGATAGCATTATATCCAGGGACATTTGATCCCATAACAAATGGACATTTTGATATTATCGAACGCGCACTCGGGTTATTTGATGAAGTGATAGTAGCTGTTGCGATATCAACGGATAAAAAACCAATGTTTACATTGGATGAACGTATAGAGATGACAAAAGAAGCTGTAAAGCACCTAAAAAATGTAAAAGTGGTTGGGTTTAACAACTTAACGGTAGAACTGGCAAAAGAGCTGGATGCAAATATACTTATTCGTGGACTTCGTGCAGTTAGTGACTTTGAATACGAACTTCAATTAGGCTACCTAAACAACTCTTTAGATGACAGTATTGAAACTGTTTATTTAATGCCAAAGCTAAAACATGCTTTTATTAGTTCATCTATAGTCAGGGGACTTTTATCATTCAACGGAAAAACTTCTCATCTATTGCCAAAAGAAGTTCAAAAAATCATAGGAAGTATGAATTCATGTACATTGCGATAG
- the tmk gene encoding dTMP kinase: MYIAIEGIDTAGKSTQISELKKIYPDAVITKEPGATEVGKEIRNIVLSARAKSKKAEFLLFLADRAEHIKEVVKPNLENMIISDRSAISGVAYALIQGKIDEKELVSLNDFATDKIYPNKVFLLKLTKEELEFRLSQKKLDGIELRGVEYLLSIQESIITAAKLLNIKLIEVDATKSIKEITDEIIESI; this comes from the coding sequence ATGTACATTGCGATAGAAGGAATAGATACAGCCGGAAAAAGTACACAAATATCCGAACTTAAAAAAATATATCCGGATGCAGTAATTACAAAAGAGCCTGGGGCTACCGAAGTCGGTAAAGAGATAAGAAATATTGTTTTAAGTGCACGTGCAAAAAGTAAAAAAGCTGAATTTTTACTATTTTTAGCAGATCGTGCCGAACATATCAAAGAGGTAGTTAAGCCTAATTTAGAAAATATGATTATCTCAGATAGAAGTGCAATAAGCGGTGTAGCATATGCTTTGATTCAAGGTAAAATAGATGAAAAAGAGTTAGTAAGTCTAAACGATTTTGCAACCGATAAAATATACCCAAATAAAGTTTTTCTTCTAAAACTCACAAAGGAAGAACTTGAATTTAGACTCTCACAAAAAAAGCTAGACGGCATAGAACTCAGAGGTGTTGAGTATTTACTAAGTATTCAAGAGTCCATAATAACAGCTGCAAAACTATTAAATATAAAACTTATAGAGGTAGATGCTACAAAGAGTATTAAAGAGATTACAGACGAGATTATTGAGTCTATTTAG
- a CDS encoding chloride channel protein: MRKNNEVSIVQKIKEHFLFHFFSQQFKEIYLTAVDANAKIKVQFYLFFPFLVASLLTGAIAYGYYEVFKYLEQLSVLMFRQNPLSIFIVTPASFLVSWWLVVTFAPFSKGSGIPQVMASIELADTKKDYLVDYFVNLKIIIVKLLSSFVKVLGGGVLGREGPTIQIASSVFIVIYKFLPSWWPQVAKRNTLIAGAASGLAAAFNTPLGGLIFAIEELSKYHVKHYQTTLFMAVIVAGLTAQGFGGSYLYLGYPKLLQDNWDIVHIVILVALLSGYFGSKMGDIIFKVLSFILEVKSKTKMIQIILLSGLAVALSIYLFGEDVMGSGKELMQKLLYEEDKTIAWYIPFVRIFNTMATFSIGGAGGIFAPSLSSGAAVGALVAQYFHILGEHANLLILVGMTSFLTGITRAPFTAAIIVFEMTDRHSAIFFLLIAAIFANLISSLVSERSFYENLKDNYIEDATKLSVSK, translated from the coding sequence TTCTTTTTCATTTTTTTTCTCAACAATTTAAAGAGATATATCTTACCGCTGTAGATGCAAATGCAAAAATAAAAGTTCAGTTTTATCTATTTTTTCCGTTCTTGGTTGCTTCACTTTTAACAGGAGCCATAGCCTACGGATATTATGAAGTTTTTAAATACCTAGAGCAACTCTCTGTTTTGATGTTTAGACAAAATCCTTTAAGTATTTTTATTGTTACTCCTGCTAGTTTTTTAGTCTCTTGGTGGTTGGTAGTTACTTTTGCCCCGTTTTCAAAAGGAAGCGGAATACCACAGGTAATGGCATCAATAGAACTCGCAGATACTAAAAAAGATTACTTGGTAGATTATTTTGTCAATTTAAAAATAATAATTGTAAAGCTTTTGTCCAGTTTTGTAAAAGTATTGGGCGGTGGCGTACTGGGTCGTGAAGGTCCGACTATCCAAATAGCAAGTTCTGTTTTTATAGTGATTTATAAATTTTTGCCTTCATGGTGGCCGCAAGTCGCAAAAAGAAATACTTTGATTGCAGGTGCGGCATCAGGTTTGGCAGCAGCTTTTAACACCCCTTTGGGAGGTTTGATTTTTGCTATTGAAGAACTTTCAAAGTATCATGTAAAACATTATCAGACAACACTGTTTATGGCAGTAATTGTAGCTGGTCTTACTGCACAGGGTTTTGGAGGTTCTTATCTTTATTTGGGATATCCAAAACTTTTGCAGGACAATTGGGATATTGTTCATATTGTTATATTGGTAGCTTTGTTGTCAGGTTATTTTGGAAGTAAAATGGGTGATATCATATTTAAAGTTTTAAGTTTTATATTAGAAGTAAAAAGTAAAACTAAAATGATTCAAATAATTTTACTAAGCGGTCTAGCAGTAGCACTGAGCATCTACTTATTTGGTGAAGATGTTATGGGTTCAGGCAAGGAGCTGATGCAAAAACTACTTTATGAAGAAGATAAAACTATAGCTTGGTATATCCCTTTTGTTCGTATATTTAATACAATGGCAACATTTAGTATCGGCGGTGCAGGTGGTATTTTTGCTCCTTCACTTAGTTCGGGTGCAGCCGTTGGAGCACTTGTTGCCCAATATTTTCATATTTTAGGCGAGCATGCAAACTTATTGATATTGGTTGGAATGACATCGTTTTTAACCGGAATTACAAGGGCACCTTTTACTGCTGCTATTATTGTATTTGAGATGACGGATCGTCATAGTGCAATATTTTTTCTTTTAATTGCCGCGATTTTTGCAAACCTTATATCTTCTTTGGTAAGTGAACGTTCTTTTTATGAAAATCTAAAAGATAATTATATAGAAGATGCTACGAAACTAAGTGTGTCTAAATAG